A genomic segment from Corylus avellana chromosome ca5, CavTom2PMs-1.0 encodes:
- the LOC132182808 gene encoding stemmadenine O-acetyltransferase-like translates to MQVRIISRETIKPSSPTPSHLKTLKFSLFDQIAPKTYIPTILFYPTNDGLLRLSQISSHLKKSLSEALTRFYPLSGRKKDNFSMECDDQGASYSEALVDYNMSEFLDPPKIDLLNQLLPCQPWVTCQDRASTVFLAIHVNFFNCGGIAIGVCVLHTIADGITVSAFLKTWATIARGANDDDDDQLYSPDFTTASALFPPRDVLPLTPPNRFRLAWNKEAVSVTRRFVFDANSMAALKAKVKGEHVSNPTGYESLAALMWKCLIHVSRMTSGIPTQLSYLEHAVDMRRRMGKPLSACSMGNLVTTASAVHHAADTAMKKSCCLPNTTVIMRELASKVRQSIEEINGDLLTSLQGDEGFLLISGHGEMLAQVVKKVEPESVGFTSWRNFGFNEINFGWGKPVWVGISGGVNLSYVNYVLFKDVECGNNGTEAWVTLEEKKMAVFENDPDLLAFALPNPSVRCPPGSQ, encoded by the exons atgcaagttCGTATCATTTCAAGAGAAACCATCAAGCCCTCATCACCGACGCCCTCTCACCTCAAAACGTTGAAATTCTCCCTTTTCGACCAGATTGCTCCCAAAACCTATATTCCGACAATCTTGTTTTACCCTACAAATGATGGCCTTCTCAGGCTTTCCCAAATCTCAAGTCATTTGAAGAAATCACTGTCGGAAGCTCTCACTCGGTTTTACCCTTTGTCGGGAAGGAAGAAAGATAACTTCTCCATGGAATGTGATGATCAGGGAGCTTCCTATTCCGAAGCCCTTGTGGATTATAACATGTCTGAGTTTCTTGATCCACCCAAAATAGATTTGCTTAACCAGTTGCTTCCATGCCAGCCGTGGGTGACTTGCCAAGACCGCGCTTCCACTGTCTTCCTTGCTATTCACGTCAACTTTTTCAACTGCGGTGGGATAGCCATCGGCGTCTGTGTGCTTCACACTATCGCCGACGGGATCACAGTGAGTGCATTCCTTAAAACATGGGCGACGATCGCACGTGGGGcgaatgatgatgatgatgatcaatTGTATTCCCCCGACTTCACCACTGCATCCGCGCTCTTTCCGCCGAGAGATGTGCTGCCGTTGACTCCTCCGAACCGGTTCCGGCTCGCCTGGAATAAAGAAGCGGTGTCGGTAACAAGGAGGTTTGTGTTTGACGCGAATTCGATGGCCGCCCTGAAGGCCAAAGTGAAAGGGGAACATGTGTCCAACCCTACGGGATACGAATCATTGGCGGCGTTGATGTGGAAGTGTCTGATTCATGTGTCGAGAATGACGTCGGGTATCCCAACACAACTGTCGTACTTGGAGCACGCGGTGGACATGAGAAGGCGAATGGGGAAACCCTTGTCAGCTTGTTCGATGGGAAACCTCGTAACGACAGCCAGCGCTGTCCATCACGCAGCCGACAC TGCCATGAAAAAGTCATGTTGTTTGCCCAACACTACCGTTATCATGCGGGAGTTGGCGAGCAAAGTAAGACAATCCATAGAGGAAATCAATGGCGATTTGCTGACAAGTTTACAGGGCGATGAAGGGTTCTTGCTGATTAGTGGGCACGGGGAAATGTTGGCGCAAGTGGTTAAGAAGGTAGAGCCAGAATCAGTTGGGTTTACAAGTTGGAGGAATTTTGGTTTCAACGAGATTAATTTTGGATGGGGGAAGCCAGTTTGGGTTGGAATTTCTGGGGGAGTAAACTTGTCGTACGTTAATTACGTTCTTTTTAAGGATGTCGAATGTGGTAATAATGGCACAGAGGCATGGGTGACTTTAGAGGAGAAAAAAATGGCTGTGTTTGAAAATGATCCTGATTTGCTTGCTTTCGCTTTGCCCAATCCAAGTGTACGTTGCCCGCCCGGAAGTCAATaa